A region of Myxococcus stipitatus DSM 14675 DNA encodes the following proteins:
- a CDS encoding MerR family transcriptional regulator: MEPMDLLDPDEIARIERENAGGLPASAILEIFRPRGVRLSEATFRKYVQAGLLPRSRRVGRKGKHQGSLGLYPVEAVRRINVIKRMMAEGHTLEDIKKSFVFHRNHIDQVERDLGGLLDGLQGELGERAFGGEHRRSLEAELATLRQRAQDLVRDVARLGSAVTAREDESMSSQ; the protein is encoded by the coding sequence ATGGAACCGATGGACCTGTTGGACCCCGACGAGATTGCTCGGATTGAGCGCGAGAACGCGGGCGGACTGCCCGCGAGCGCCATCCTGGAAATCTTTCGTCCCAGGGGCGTGCGTCTGTCGGAAGCGACCTTCCGCAAGTACGTCCAGGCGGGGTTGCTACCGAGAAGCCGCCGGGTCGGTCGTAAGGGGAAACACCAGGGGAGCTTGGGTCTCTATCCAGTGGAAGCCGTGCGCCGGATCAACGTCATCAAGCGGATGATGGCGGAGGGGCACACCCTGGAGGACATCAAGAAGTCCTTCGTGTTCCATCGCAACCACATCGACCAGGTGGAGCGGGACCTCGGGGGTCTATTGGATGGGCTGCAGGGCGAGTTGGGAGAGCGCGCCTTCGGGGGAGAGCACCGTCGTTCGCTCGAGGCGGAGTTGGCAACGCTGCGGCAAAGAGCGCAGGATCTGGTCCGGGACGTGGCCCGGCTGGGGAGCGCAGTCACCGCACGCGAAGACGAATCGATGAGTTCGCAATAA
- the purH gene encoding bifunctional phosphoribosylaminoimidazolecarboxamide formyltransferase/IMP cyclohydrolase, which produces MLALLSVSDKRGLVPFAQGLVHLGFRLLSTGGTLEALKSAGIPATQVSEHTKSPEILGGRVKTLHPRIHGGILGRLELEADREEMKAHGIEPISLVAVNLYPFRQTVSSGAAEAEVIEQIDIGGPAMVRASAKNFRHVAVVVDPDDYPAVLAELEQQKAVGESTRRKLMRKAFAHTAAYDASISAWLSAQAAEPFPGELSLSFRKAQDLRYGENPHQRGAFYREHSAPSEPTVGFAKVLQGKELSYNNILDLDAALGLVLEFPERPTAVIIKHNTPCGVAVDDALVKAYRTARSVDEISAFGGIVALNREVDESTAQAMAETFLEAVIAPSYSPAALQVLAAKKNLRLLEAGPALASPTARPRAQLDGRSVSGGLLLMDRDAVEPELSWKVVSKRSPTPDEERALRFAWKVCKHVKSNAIVFSSGSQLLAQGGGQTNRVDSVRIAMQRGGEVLKGSAVASDAFFPFRDGLDEAARAGATCVIHPGGSVRDAEVIAAADEHGMAMVVTGVRHFRH; this is translated from the coding sequence GTGCTGGCTCTCCTCAGCGTTTCCGATAAGCGAGGTCTGGTTCCCTTCGCCCAGGGGCTGGTTCACCTGGGCTTCCGCTTGCTGTCGACGGGAGGGACGTTGGAGGCGCTCAAGAGCGCCGGAATCCCCGCCACGCAGGTGTCCGAGCACACGAAGAGCCCCGAGATACTCGGCGGCCGCGTGAAGACGCTCCACCCGCGCATCCATGGCGGCATCCTGGGCCGCCTGGAGCTGGAGGCGGACCGGGAGGAGATGAAGGCTCATGGCATCGAGCCCATCTCGCTGGTCGCGGTGAACCTCTATCCCTTCCGTCAGACGGTGTCCTCGGGTGCCGCGGAAGCGGAGGTCATCGAGCAGATTGATATCGGCGGGCCCGCGATGGTGCGCGCGTCCGCGAAGAACTTCCGTCACGTGGCCGTCGTCGTGGACCCGGACGACTACCCCGCGGTGCTCGCGGAGTTGGAGCAGCAGAAGGCGGTGGGGGAGTCCACGCGCCGCAAGCTGATGCGCAAGGCGTTCGCGCACACCGCGGCCTACGACGCGTCCATCTCCGCCTGGCTGTCCGCTCAGGCAGCGGAGCCCTTCCCCGGAGAGCTGTCGCTGTCGTTCCGCAAGGCGCAGGACCTGCGCTACGGCGAGAACCCGCACCAGCGCGGCGCCTTCTATCGCGAGCACTCGGCGCCCTCGGAGCCGACGGTGGGCTTCGCGAAGGTGCTGCAGGGCAAGGAGCTCTCGTACAACAACATCCTGGACCTGGATGCGGCGCTCGGCCTGGTGCTGGAGTTCCCGGAGCGGCCCACCGCGGTCATCATCAAGCACAACACGCCGTGTGGCGTGGCGGTGGATGACGCGCTGGTGAAGGCGTACCGCACGGCGCGGTCGGTGGATGAGATCTCCGCCTTCGGTGGCATCGTGGCGCTCAACCGCGAGGTGGACGAGTCCACCGCCCAGGCCATGGCGGAGACCTTCCTGGAGGCGGTCATCGCCCCGTCCTACTCGCCGGCGGCGCTCCAGGTGCTCGCGGCGAAGAAGAACCTGCGGCTGCTGGAGGCGGGGCCCGCCCTGGCGTCGCCGACGGCCAGGCCTCGGGCGCAGCTGGACGGGCGGAGCGTCTCCGGGGGGCTGCTCCTCATGGACCGTGACGCGGTGGAGCCGGAGCTCTCCTGGAAGGTGGTGTCAAAACGGTCCCCCACCCCGGACGAGGAGCGGGCCCTGCGGTTTGCATGGAAGGTGTGCAAGCACGTCAAGAGCAACGCCATCGTCTTCTCGTCGGGCAGCCAGCTCCTGGCGCAGGGCGGCGGACAGACGAACCGGGTGGACTCGGTCCGAATCGCGATGCAGCGCGGCGGAGAGGTCCTCAAGGGGAGCGCGGTGGCCTCGGACGCCTTCTTCCCCTTCCGGGACGGCCTGGACGAGGCGGCCCGGGCGGGGGCGACCTGCGTCATCCACCCCGGGGGCTCTGTCCGGGATGCGGAGGTCATCGCCGCCGCCGATGAACATGGGATGGCCATGGTGGTGACGGGAGTGCGACACTTCCGCCACTGA
- a CDS encoding serine/threonine protein kinase — MTLVAGMQIGKYVVRRKLAEGGMAEIYLCTAQGAAGFEKEVVIKRVRSFLASDPEFVGMFIAEARLVSRLNHANVVQIFDFDQHEDTYYLAMEYVRGCSLWELRKRCKEMMDPVPPMLVAHIGAEVARGLHYAHRLKVDGHPLDLVHRDVTPQNVLLSHDGAVKLTDFGIAKAGKKLTQPGVLKGKFAYMSPEQARGEDVDSRTDLFALGVVLWELLTGGRLFDGESELAVLRAVQHSVIPPPARLNPAVPEALDAVVMRALERDPSARFQTAGELDRALAQCVLEHATSVDDTDLAAFMRRLFPVSPTQALPAIQERTQVLGNAPAPEGQDAALSPSLREPTAVLKPGRTQAREPASPDEDVDADTFVLPRRGEEVEGLVGRVPVATPRMPLPAMPSSPVGRASASLAESGSLVRPEGGGLEDSMRAPARTQSRPGGVPAVPAPVDEAERHEPTKVGRTKSQSKRPVEPSPDPVVRDSEEAGLASEEGAESSSGEEAGKVSVWSNPWAKGLTAGLCLALAAGAVVAYRFDSGPKPLPPSRTSVGSQPRTPPEPVAPTAVARGAGAGTVQDTTVPVSATKPPEQGTAADSEAEVEGLKREAVLATPPKSAEEGTSQQPARQAAANPTGLLVVKATPYATVFVDGRRLGEVSGRASFKLAPGTYKLLFNHPAGDKRFDVTITEGTTVTREFRPPRSR; from the coding sequence GTGACGCTCGTTGCCGGCATGCAGATCGGCAAGTACGTCGTCCGCCGCAAGCTCGCGGAGGGCGGGATGGCGGAGATCTATCTCTGCACCGCCCAGGGCGCCGCCGGGTTCGAGAAGGAGGTCGTCATCAAGCGGGTGCGCTCCTTCCTCGCGAGCGACCCGGAGTTCGTGGGGATGTTCATCGCGGAGGCGCGGCTCGTCTCGCGGCTCAACCACGCGAACGTGGTGCAGATCTTCGACTTCGACCAGCACGAGGACACGTACTACCTGGCGATGGAGTACGTGCGCGGCTGCTCGCTGTGGGAGCTGCGCAAGCGCTGCAAGGAGATGATGGACCCGGTGCCGCCGATGCTGGTGGCGCACATCGGCGCGGAGGTCGCCCGGGGGCTGCACTACGCGCACCGGCTGAAGGTGGACGGCCACCCGCTGGACCTGGTGCACCGCGACGTCACGCCGCAGAACGTGCTGCTGTCGCATGACGGCGCGGTGAAGCTGACGGACTTCGGCATCGCGAAGGCCGGCAAGAAGCTCACGCAGCCCGGAGTCCTGAAGGGCAAGTTCGCGTACATGTCCCCGGAGCAGGCGCGGGGCGAGGACGTGGACTCACGCACGGACCTCTTCGCGCTGGGCGTGGTGCTGTGGGAGCTCCTCACGGGCGGGCGGCTGTTCGACGGTGAGTCGGAGCTGGCGGTGCTGCGCGCCGTGCAGCACAGCGTGATTCCGCCCCCGGCCCGGCTCAACCCGGCGGTGCCCGAGGCGCTGGACGCGGTGGTGATGCGCGCCCTGGAGCGAGACCCCTCGGCGCGCTTCCAGACGGCGGGCGAGCTGGACCGCGCCCTGGCGCAGTGCGTGTTGGAGCACGCGACGTCCGTGGATGACACGGACCTGGCCGCGTTCATGCGGCGGCTGTTCCCCGTGAGCCCGACGCAGGCGCTGCCCGCGATCCAGGAGCGCACGCAGGTGCTCGGCAATGCGCCCGCGCCCGAGGGACAGGACGCCGCGCTGTCCCCGTCGCTCAGGGAGCCCACGGCGGTGCTGAAGCCCGGGCGCACGCAGGCTCGGGAGCCCGCGTCGCCGGATGAGGACGTGGACGCGGACACCTTCGTGCTGCCGCGCCGGGGCGAGGAGGTGGAGGGGCTGGTGGGGCGGGTGCCCGTGGCGACGCCTCGGATGCCGCTGCCCGCGATGCCGTCGTCCCCCGTGGGCCGCGCGAGTGCCTCCCTGGCGGAGTCCGGGTCCCTGGTGCGTCCGGAGGGTGGGGGGCTCGAGGACTCGATGCGCGCCCCGGCCCGGACCCAGAGCCGGCCAGGGGGCGTCCCGGCCGTGCCCGCGCCCGTGGACGAGGCCGAGCGTCACGAGCCGACGAAGGTCGGGCGCACGAAGAGTCAGTCGAAGCGCCCGGTCGAGCCGTCGCCGGACCCGGTGGTGCGTGACTCCGAGGAGGCGGGACTCGCCTCGGAGGAGGGCGCCGAGTCCTCCTCGGGGGAAGAGGCCGGGAAGGTCTCCGTCTGGAGCAATCCCTGGGCGAAGGGGCTGACCGCGGGCCTGTGCCTGGCGCTCGCCGCCGGGGCGGTCGTCGCGTATCGCTTCGACTCCGGCCCCAAGCCGCTGCCTCCGTCTCGGACCTCGGTGGGTTCGCAGCCTCGGACGCCCCCGGAGCCCGTCGCGCCGACAGCGGTCGCGCGGGGGGCTGGCGCCGGCACTGTCCAGGACACGACAGTTCCTGTTTCCGCCACGAAGCCACCAGAGCAGGGGACGGCCGCCGACTCCGAGGCCGAGGTGGAAGGGCTGAAGCGTGAGGCCGTGCTCGCCACGCCTCCGAAGTCCGCCGAGGAGGGCACTTCCCAGCAGCCCGCGCGCCAGGCCGCCGCCAATCCCACCGGGCTGCTGGTGGTGAAGGCCACGCCCTATGCGACGGTCTTCGTCGATGGTCGTCGCCTCGGCGAGGTCTCCGGCCGGGCCTCCTTCAAGCTCGCCCCCGGCACCTACAAGCTGCTCTTCAATCACCCCGCGGGCGACAAGCGCTTCGACGTCACCATCACCGAAGGCACCACGGTGACGCGCGAGTTCCGTCCGCCCCGGAGCCGCTGA
- a CDS encoding serine/threonine-protein kinase — protein MTIETYGRYQLLKRLAMGGMAQLYLARQPGPEGFEKLVVVKRILPHLAENDDFVKMFLDEARIAARLNHANVVQIFDLGAQDDSFFIAMEYIHGEDMRRVWKQSEAMAQPVPVPLVCRILIEACAGLDYAHKRTDPTTGKPLGIVHRDVSPQNILVTFEGGVKVVDFGIAKAADQATVTRSGVLKGKYSYMSPEQAAGQRVDCRADIFALGVVLYELLTSTRLFKRGSDIQTLAAVAECKVAPPSQVSARVPQDLDAIVLKALAKNPADRYQEAVHLQLALEEWLSERRLPSSTAHVSAYMKEIYAERLASEARSGELPSEDPADSASGPGRQEAGSRRTGLRPALPRTSGSTEGETAALRPRGTGKTGRIELSSPGARLSGQRKAVEPVAPDKASRSGMGAVPTPPRVEEDAPTVDGRAASRATLTDVKAATEPKPAEVRASTRPVPVFRVEEDAPTLAMPELAGPLPKPSRVALPLPQVDDDLEEEDAPTLSLGMSRPGRKKPGVARAVEPPPPASRLGWWIPAVGLGVVVLVLLWAWLKPEPVVLAPARVETVPSGARVVFDGQEMSARTPLTLPEMPEGRYSLVLYREGYQEMRTELEIKNSGPVPLGVLRLVPVVQRAPAPEAAASEAPQAPPPPPEAAPVAKVRLRVDAEPSRAVVIVDGQQRGAAPVVLEVAPGVALAVRVEAEKYRPGERTVTVGSGPEQVERFTLQPEERAQPTVRPPRPEARVESRTAKVRFAVRPWAEVTCGGKKLGETPFEEVELRLGTYDCKFFNPDLKKTVSRRIEVKPIELNVVSVKLE, from the coding sequence GTGACCATTGAAACGTATGGCAGGTACCAGCTCCTGAAGCGGCTCGCCATGGGCGGGATGGCGCAGTTGTACCTCGCGCGCCAGCCGGGCCCGGAGGGCTTCGAGAAGCTGGTGGTGGTGAAGCGAATCCTCCCGCACCTCGCGGAGAACGACGACTTCGTCAAGATGTTCCTGGACGAGGCGCGCATCGCGGCGCGGCTCAACCACGCCAACGTCGTGCAGATCTTCGACCTGGGTGCGCAGGACGACTCGTTCTTCATCGCCATGGAATACATCCACGGCGAGGACATGCGCCGGGTGTGGAAGCAGTCGGAGGCCATGGCGCAGCCGGTGCCGGTGCCGCTGGTGTGCCGCATCCTCATCGAGGCCTGCGCGGGCCTGGACTACGCGCACAAGCGCACGGACCCGACGACGGGAAAGCCCCTGGGCATCGTCCACCGCGACGTGTCCCCGCAGAACATCCTCGTGACGTTCGAGGGTGGGGTGAAGGTCGTGGACTTCGGCATCGCCAAGGCGGCGGACCAGGCCACGGTGACGCGCTCCGGAGTGCTGAAGGGCAAGTACTCGTACATGTCGCCGGAGCAGGCGGCGGGGCAGCGGGTGGACTGCCGCGCGGACATCTTCGCGCTGGGCGTGGTGCTGTACGAGCTGCTGACCAGCACGCGGCTGTTCAAGCGGGGCAGCGACATCCAGACGCTCGCGGCGGTGGCCGAGTGCAAGGTGGCGCCGCCGTCGCAGGTGTCCGCGCGGGTGCCGCAGGACCTGGACGCCATCGTGCTCAAGGCGTTGGCGAAGAACCCCGCGGACCGCTACCAGGAGGCCGTGCACCTCCAGCTCGCGCTGGAGGAGTGGCTGAGCGAGCGCCGGCTCCCGTCGTCCACGGCGCATGTCTCCGCGTACATGAAGGAGATCTACGCGGAGCGCCTGGCGTCGGAGGCCCGCTCGGGCGAGCTGCCCTCGGAGGACCCCGCGGATTCCGCGTCCGGTCCGGGACGGCAGGAGGCGGGCTCACGGCGCACCGGATTGCGGCCCGCGCTGCCGCGCACGAGCGGCTCGACGGAGGGGGAGACGGCGGCGCTGCGTCCGCGAGGCACGGGCAAGACGGGGCGCATCGAGCTGTCGTCGCCGGGGGCCCGGCTGTCGGGCCAGCGCAAGGCGGTGGAGCCTGTCGCCCCGGACAAGGCGTCTCGCTCGGGGATGGGCGCGGTGCCGACGCCGCCGCGAGTGGAAGAGGACGCGCCGACGGTGGACGGACGCGCCGCTTCGCGCGCGACGCTGACGGACGTGAAGGCCGCGACCGAGCCGAAGCCGGCGGAGGTCCGCGCCTCGACGCGGCCGGTGCCCGTCTTCCGCGTGGAAGAGGACGCCCCGACGCTCGCGATGCCGGAGCTGGCGGGGCCGCTGCCCAAGCCGTCGCGGGTGGCGCTGCCGTTGCCGCAGGTGGACGACGACCTGGAGGAGGAGGACGCGCCCACGCTGTCGCTGGGCATGTCCCGCCCCGGCCGCAAGAAGCCGGGCGTCGCGCGCGCGGTGGAGCCGCCTCCGCCCGCGTCTCGCCTCGGGTGGTGGATTCCCGCGGTGGGCCTGGGCGTCGTGGTGCTGGTGCTGCTGTGGGCCTGGCTGAAGCCGGAGCCCGTGGTGCTGGCCCCGGCGCGGGTGGAGACCGTGCCGTCGGGCGCGCGGGTGGTGTTCGACGGGCAGGAGATGTCGGCCCGCACGCCGCTGACGCTGCCGGAGATGCCCGAGGGCCGCTACTCGCTCGTGCTGTACCGCGAGGGCTACCAGGAGATGCGGACGGAGCTGGAGATCAAGAACTCCGGTCCGGTGCCGCTCGGCGTGTTGAGGTTGGTGCCGGTGGTGCAGCGGGCGCCAGCGCCGGAGGCCGCGGCCTCCGAGGCGCCCCAGGCTCCGCCGCCGCCCCCGGAGGCGGCGCCCGTGGCGAAGGTCCGGCTGCGAGTGGACGCCGAGCCGTCCCGGGCGGTGGTCATCGTGGACGGCCAGCAGCGCGGCGCGGCGCCGGTGGTGCTGGAGGTCGCGCCGGGCGTGGCGCTGGCGGTCCGGGTGGAGGCGGAGAAGTACCGGCCGGGCGAGCGCACGGTGACGGTGGGCTCGGGACCGGAGCAGGTGGAGCGCTTCACGCTGCAACCCGAGGAGCGCGCGCAGCCGACCGTCCGACCGCCCCGTCCGGAAGCCCGGGTGGAGTCACGCACGGCGAAGGTGCGCTTCGCGGTGCGCCCCTGGGCTGAAGTCACGTGTGGAGGCAAGAAGCTGGGGGAGACGCCTTTCGAGGAAGTCGAGCTGCGCCTGGGTACCTATGACTGCAAGTTCTTCAATCCGGACCTCAAGAAGACGGTCAGTCGACGTATCGAGGTAAAGCCCATCGAGCTCAACGTGGTGAGCGTGAAGCTGGAATAA
- a CDS encoding zinc-ribbon domain-containing protein encodes MRIVCQKCAAAYAIDDRLITAKGVRAQCPRCRNLQLVRRDSSAVPSGDVPAAAPRPASSAPPVADDLFAELGGPAAAAPTEVSSAHGRAAKPAADLFADFGAPAPEASAAPGVDPFASLGDSPGSGSGDPLLDFLGPAPTAPPAPVARMSPGPGAVPVSVMPPAAAAPAPSRAAAPAPAAAAAPKSATMGCRTCGKSLLDPFDQALGICDGCRQRESAGGAAKAAPAPAPAASADFLPPLSAPEEGGGESLELASRTSPAPGLASEPRSNPRAAPSRVASGVRSGSAEKQGARGSSGGRWALVGGLVLLVAGSGVAGFFYLKHQEDQRLRAAAPPPVAAIPEAVQQVLPRWKLKYLMLEGTSQERLAEGQAQLARDERFAYAEAEESFQQALLLDPRSDEAISGYTQALALGRGPGLDDASFAEASSLVEAAEVRAGRTPGMLLAHANLLLTRFRQEELLKRAKELAEESLANAQATAAQKAEAHLVLGRVYLSSSGALAHQHFDSAQKLAPELKRIQYYRALAHESAGEYRLALETLRKRLAADPRDWDSLATTSRIYQEVGEPDEARKLYEERVKADPEELRALLPLAVLRYQSEGSPAVGVRELRALLKSRERYSARDVAEVLVHLAAAERALGNSDAALKAAEEALGSSADLPEAHLQVFLVALEQRDAAKARKHLSGIQGWLGDRALEAVLEGRVLLLEKKPAQALERFTEASTRDDRRLDAQLLAGVAAAGAKRREDAFRVLNQALRADPLRLEPRALVTRFWMRPSDTVRGVEDIILALAENADDPGPHLYEGLLRFHQGDLDGADRHFREVLESDSNNAGAMAYRALIALQRGNASEARALAARAVSAGRQLPVAHLAQGLVLAEGKQVEPAKRSLREALGLSPTLLSAKARLAQLEVPQRRADARAQLVSVVGLDPAYLPAKRMLYLLER; translated from the coding sequence ATGCGCATCGTCTGCCAGAAATGCGCGGCTGCCTACGCCATCGATGATCGGCTGATCACGGCGAAGGGTGTCCGCGCGCAATGTCCCCGCTGCCGGAACCTGCAACTCGTCCGGCGCGATTCCTCGGCCGTTCCCTCTGGGGACGTGCCGGCCGCAGCGCCTCGTCCCGCGTCGTCCGCGCCTCCCGTGGCGGATGACCTCTTCGCGGAGTTGGGAGGGCCCGCCGCCGCGGCGCCCACGGAGGTCTCCTCCGCCCACGGGCGAGCCGCGAAACCCGCCGCGGACCTGTTCGCGGACTTCGGTGCTCCAGCGCCCGAAGCGAGCGCGGCGCCGGGCGTGGACCCCTTCGCGTCGCTGGGGGATTCCCCGGGCTCGGGCTCGGGGGATCCGCTGCTCGACTTCCTGGGCCCGGCACCGACGGCACCTCCCGCTCCCGTCGCCCGGATGTCTCCGGGACCTGGCGCGGTGCCTGTCTCCGTGATGCCTCCCGCCGCGGCCGCGCCCGCGCCGTCCCGCGCGGCGGCTCCGGCCCCCGCTGCTGCTGCCGCGCCGAAGTCGGCGACGATGGGGTGTCGCACGTGCGGCAAGTCGCTGCTGGACCCCTTCGACCAGGCGCTCGGCATCTGTGATGGATGCCGGCAGCGGGAGTCGGCGGGTGGGGCGGCCAAGGCGGCTCCGGCTCCGGCGCCCGCCGCGTCGGCCGACTTCCTGCCTCCGCTCAGCGCTCCCGAGGAGGGCGGAGGAGAGTCGCTGGAGCTCGCGTCGCGCACCTCGCCCGCGCCTGGGCTCGCCTCCGAGCCGCGCAGCAATCCGCGCGCGGCGCCATCGCGGGTCGCGAGTGGTGTGCGGTCGGGCTCCGCCGAGAAGCAAGGGGCGCGTGGCTCGTCCGGAGGACGCTGGGCGTTGGTGGGTGGCCTGGTGTTGCTGGTCGCCGGAAGCGGGGTGGCGGGCTTCTTCTACCTGAAGCACCAGGAGGATCAGCGTCTCCGCGCCGCCGCGCCGCCTCCTGTCGCCGCGATTCCCGAGGCCGTTCAGCAGGTGCTGCCTCGCTGGAAGCTGAAGTACCTGATGTTGGAGGGCACGTCGCAGGAGCGGCTCGCGGAAGGACAGGCGCAGCTCGCTCGGGACGAACGCTTCGCGTATGCGGAAGCGGAGGAGTCCTTCCAGCAGGCCCTGTTGCTGGACCCTCGCAGCGACGAGGCCATCAGCGGCTACACCCAGGCGCTGGCGTTGGGGCGAGGCCCGGGGCTGGATGACGCGTCGTTCGCGGAGGCGAGCAGCCTGGTCGAGGCGGCGGAGGTCCGCGCCGGCCGGACGCCCGGGATGCTCCTGGCTCACGCGAACCTGCTGCTGACGCGCTTCCGTCAGGAGGAGCTGCTCAAGCGCGCGAAGGAGCTGGCGGAGGAGTCGCTGGCGAATGCCCAGGCCACGGCGGCGCAGAAGGCGGAGGCGCACCTGGTGCTCGGCCGCGTGTACCTGTCGTCGTCCGGCGCGCTGGCGCACCAGCACTTCGACTCCGCGCAGAAGCTGGCGCCGGAGCTCAAGCGCATCCAGTACTACCGGGCGCTCGCGCACGAGTCGGCGGGTGAGTATCGGCTCGCGCTGGAGACCTTGCGCAAGCGGCTCGCGGCCGACCCGCGTGACTGGGACAGCCTCGCGACCACGTCGCGCATCTACCAGGAGGTCGGTGAGCCGGACGAGGCGCGCAAGCTGTACGAGGAGCGCGTGAAGGCCGACCCCGAGGAGCTCCGCGCGCTGCTGCCGCTGGCGGTGCTGCGCTACCAGTCGGAGGGCAGTCCGGCCGTGGGCGTGCGCGAGCTGCGTGCGCTGCTCAAGAGCCGTGAGCGCTACAGCGCGCGCGATGTCGCGGAGGTGCTGGTGCACCTGGCCGCCGCGGAGCGCGCGCTGGGCAACAGCGACGCGGCGCTGAAGGCGGCGGAGGAGGCGCTCGGGTCGTCAGCGGACCTGCCCGAGGCCCACCTGCAGGTCTTCCTCGTCGCGCTGGAGCAGCGGGACGCGGCGAAGGCTCGCAAGCACTTGAGTGGCATCCAGGGCTGGCTGGGCGACCGCGCCTTGGAGGCGGTGCTCGAGGGCCGTGTGCTGCTGCTGGAGAAGAAGCCCGCGCAGGCGCTGGAGCGCTTCACGGAGGCGAGCACCCGCGACGACCGGCGTCTGGACGCACAGCTGCTCGCGGGTGTGGCGGCGGCGGGTGCGAAGCGTCGCGAGGATGCGTTCCGGGTGCTGAACCAGGCGCTGCGCGCGGACCCGTTGAGGCTGGAGCCTCGGGCGCTGGTGACGCGCTTCTGGATGCGGCCCTCGGACACGGTTCGCGGCGTGGAGGACATCATCCTCGCGCTGGCCGAGAACGCGGACGACCCGGGGCCTCACCTGTACGAAGGGCTGCTGCGCTTCCACCAGGGCGACCTGGACGGGGCGGACCGTCACTTCCGCGAGGTGCTGGAGTCGGACAGCAACAACGCGGGCGCCATGGCGTACCGGGCGCTCATCGCGCTCCAGCGAGGAAACGCGTCGGAGGCCCGTGCGCTGGCGGCGCGCGCCGTGTCGGCGGGGCGGCAGTTGCCCGTGGCGCACCTGGCGCAGGGATTGGTGCTGGCGGAGGGGAAGCAGGTGGAGCCGGCCAAGCGCTCCTTGCGCGAGGCGCTGGGCCTGTCCCCCACGTTGTTGTCGGCCAAGGCGCGGCTCGCGCAGCTGGAAGTGCCGCAGCGGCGCGCCGATGCGCGGGCCCAGTTGGTGAGCGTGGTGGGGCTGGACCCCGCCTATCTCCCCGCCAAGCGGATGCTCTACCTGTTGGAACGGTGA
- a CDS encoding sigma factor-like helix-turn-helix DNA-binding protein translates to MSEVKQVEEGGDQAQEDLAQERRRSKTMSRKEMARDLRRRRLTGQVDPEEADLLKQMDDTRPRTRADCVNGPRPCQFVSCKHNLYLDVNPETGSIKLNFPDKEIWELEHTCALDVAEKGGITLEEVGEIMNLTRERIRQVETRGLMKLREATEAEPPVSARKP, encoded by the coding sequence ATGTCGGAAGTGAAGCAAGTGGAGGAGGGCGGAGACCAGGCGCAAGAGGACCTGGCGCAGGAGCGCCGACGGTCCAAGACGATGTCGCGCAAGGAGATGGCGCGTGATTTGCGTCGTCGCCGTTTGACCGGGCAGGTGGACCCGGAAGAAGCGGACCTGCTCAAGCAGATGGATGACACGCGCCCGCGCACCCGAGCCGACTGCGTCAACGGCCCGCGCCCGTGCCAGTTCGTCTCTTGCAAGCACAACCTCTATCTGGATGTGAATCCGGAGACGGGGTCCATCAAGCTCAACTTCCCGGACAAGGAGATCTGGGAGCTCGAGCACACCTGCGCCCTGGACGTGGCGGAGAAGGGTGGAATCACGCTCGAGGAGGTGGGGGAGATCATGAACCTCACCCGCGAGCGCATCCGCCAGGTGGAGACGCGCGGGCTGATGAAGCTGCGCGAGGCCACCGAAGCCGAGCCCCCCGTCTCGGCCCGCAAGCCCTGA